Proteins encoded within one genomic window of Cucumis sativus cultivar 9930 chromosome 3, Cucumber_9930_V3, whole genome shotgun sequence:
- the LOC101217183 gene encoding F-box/kelch-repeat protein At2g44130 — protein sequence MDIGDELIPGLPEEIALECLTRSHFTTHRVAARVSRRWHRLFLSRHFYNLRKLSGRTHKAVFAVQSLLQPVSDEAKSAAPIAFGVSAFDPATGNWTRIKPIEKYPNGLPLFCRIIGVDGKLAVIGGWDPVSYRPVEDVFVYEFAAEKWRQGKGMPEKRSFFGATEYGGEIFVAGGHDEGKNAAASAWVYNIRNDEWRELPAMSRGRDECEAVAIGSEIWVVSGYETENQGNFERTAEVYETKTGKWRRVESAWCEERSPRNVVGVGREGELFNWATAAAAAKTTAVTGEGIVGVNMEEKAIVFMGRNGVFMGECQNGKLERIELPEEFSGFVQSACYTHI from the coding sequence ATGGATATCGGAGATGAATTGATCCCTGGTTTGCCCGAAGAAATTGCCCTTGAGTGCTTAACTCGATCCCATTTCACAACCCATCGAGTTGCTGCCCGAGTTTCCCGTCGCTGGCACCGTCTATTTCTCAGCCGCCATTTTTACAATCTCAGAAAACTTTCCGGCCGAACCCATAAAGCGGTGTTCGCCGTCCAGTCACTTCTGCAGCCAGTTAGCGACGAAGCCAAATCAGCCGCTCCGATCGCGTTTGGTGTGTCGGCCTTCGATCCGGCTACCGGTAATTGGACTCGGATCAAACCCATCGAAAAGTACCCGAATGGGCTTCCCCTGTTCTGCCGGATAATTGGCGTCGATGGAAAACTGGCGGTGATCGGCGGATGGGATCCAGTGAGTTATCGTCCGGTGGAGGATGTGTTCGTGTACGAATTCGCAGCGGAGAAATGGAGGCAAGGGAAAGGGATGCCGGAGAAGAGGTCGTTTTTCGGCGCAACAGAGTACGGAGGTGAAATTTTCGTCGCGGGAGGGCACGACGAGGGGAAGAACGCAGCAGCGTCGGCGTGGGTTTACAACATTAGAAATGACGAATGGAGAGAGTTGCCGGCAATGAGTAGGGGAAGAGACGAGTGCGAGGCGGTGGCGATTGGGTCGGAGATATGGGTAGTGAGTGGGTACGAGACTGAAAATCAGGGGAATTTCGAAAGGACAGCGGAGGTTTATGAGACAAAGACAGGGAAGTGGCGGCGCGTGGAGAGCGCGTGGTGTGAGGAGAGAAGTCCAAGAAACGTGGTGGGAGTGGGGAGAGAAGGGGAATTATTCAACTGGGCAACTGCAGCGGCGGCGGCGAAAACCACGGCGGTGACGGGGGAGGGAATTGTGGGGGTGAATATGGAGGAAAAGGCGATTGTGTTCATGGGGAGGAATGGAGTTTTCATGGGAGAATGCCAAAATGGTAAATTGGAAAGAATAGAATTGCCGGAGGAATTTTCGGGGTTCGTACAATCGGCTTGTTACACCCACATTTGA